CTCTCTGAACTGAAGGATATTTTGGTAAAACACAATATTTGATACCGGTAGGAATATTAGGTAATAAATTTTCAAAATCAATCTCAAACAAATTTACTTTCCCCGGGATACGATAATTGTTTGTAACTTCCGGATGTACCTCGCCAAAGATACCTACTTCTTCTCCTCCTACAATGATCTTAGCATTCCGTAGAGGATGAAAAGTAGGGTGATTTCCGGGAATTACTTCCCAATTTTCCACTTTTAAACTCTGAAAAACTACCTCGATTATACCTTTGATATCAACAATATCTAAAGAAAGTGATTTTTCCCAAACATTTCCCCGGCCGATCTTATTTATTGCCCCGGCTATTATTAATTTTTCTTGAGGTAAGGAATTTTGTTTATCAGCACAAGGTAAGTATATTTTACCTATTTCAAATATTTTAACCAACTCCGCTTGTCGATTAGTATTCCATTTAATAACTTCTAATAAACTTGAAATTAAAGAGGTCCGCATTAAAGATTGGTCTATGGTCATAGGGTTTTTAATTTTTATGGCACTCCTTAATTTATGCCCTTCGGATATTCTTATTCTATCAAAAATATCAGGAGAAACAAAACTATAAGTTATCACTTCGTTTAAACCACACCCGATTAATGTTTCCCTTGCCTGATCAATTACCCTGAATCGGATATTTTTTCCCTCTTGGGCAATTGTATGGTTAAAGAGAGTAGGCTTTATCTTATCGTAACCATAAATTCGAGCAATTTCTTCAATTAGATCTATTTCTCCTTCCACATCTCCTCTAAAAGAAGGAGGAATTACTTCGATATATTCTCTTTTATCTTCTACTACTTTAAATTCTAATTTATCTAAAATATTAATAATTTTACTCTTTGTTTTAGCTTCATCTTTATCTAGAAGCTGTCCCAATATTCTATTAACTCTTTTTATTCTTAAATTTATCTTGAAGGGATGAAATAATTTTTTATTTGTGTCGATTTTCCCTGAGCTTATTTTTCCCATAGCAATCTTATTTATCAAATCAGCAGCTCGGTCCAGGGCATATATTTGCACTCCTTTATCTATTCCTTTTTCAAATCTGTTTGAAGCTTCAGTTCTTAAGCCAAATTTCGCAGCGCTTCTTCGATTATTTACTGAATTAAAATAGGCTGATTCTAAAAATACATTTTTAGTGTTTTGATCAATTTCAGAATGCTTTCCTCCCATTATTCCGGCAAGAGCTATAGGTTCTTTTGTATCAGCGATAACCAAACTTTTGGAAGGTAACTGTCTTTCAATACCATCTAAAGTACAGATAGTTTCCCCCGTTCTGCTTCTTCGAACTATAATGGTCTTCCCTTTAATCAAATCAAGATCAAAGGCATGAAGCGGCTGTCCTGTCTCCATCATAACGAAATTAGTAATGTCTACTATATTATTTATCGGTCTTGCCCCTAATAATCTTAACTTCCATTTTAGCCACAGGGGCGATTCATCTATCTTTATGTCTTTTATTACTCTCCCGGCATAACGAGGACACAAATCTTCCGCTTCAATTTTCACAGTAATATCTTTTTCAATTCTTTCATCTTCTTCTTTTATCTTTATTTCAGGAATTTTAAGCTTCTTATCGATAATTGCTGCTACTTCTCTAGCTATTCCTATTATGCACATTAAATCAGGACGATTAGAATGTATTTCAAAGTCAAATATAGTGTCGTCAAACTTTATTATTTTCCTTATATCTTCCCCCAAAACAGCATCTTTTTCTAAAATTAATATCCCGGGTGATTTCCCCGGTTCAATACCCAGTTCAGAGGCTGAACAGAGCATCCCTGAAGATAAAACATTTTTAAATTTTTTATTTTTGATAATTCCTATCTGGGGTAATTTTGCTCCTTCCAAAGCCACTGCCACTTTATCAGAAACTTCCATATTTTTTGCCCCACAAACTATTTGAAGTACTTCCTTTTTTATGTCTACCTGACAAACAGATAATTTTTTATTTTCAGGATATTGCTCTATAGTGATTATCCTGCCCACTACTACTCTTTCTATCTCGGTAGATATATTTTCCATCCTCTCTAAAATGATGCCATTTAAAGTCAATCTTTTAGCAAGCTCTTCTGCTGATAAATCTATATCAATATATTCTTTTAATAAATTATAAGAAACCTGCATTTTCTCTTCCTCCTTAACTCGTATTACGTACCGTGCACGTTAACGTCTAGTGTAAGATTAGTTAGAAAAACCTCAAAACGGCACACCGTGTTGCTCCTATATACTAACGACTATTCATTAACGACGACTTTAAAATTGTTTTAAAAATCTTAAATCATTTTCAAAAAATAAGCGGATATCATTTATGCCGTATTTCAGCATGGCAATTCTTTCTGCCCCCATTCCAAAGGCAAAGCCTGAATATTCTTCCGGATCATAACCAACCATCTCTAATACTCTTGGATGTACTTCTCCTGCCCCCATAATCTCTAACCAGCCAACATAACCACAAGATTTACATCCTTCGCCTCCACATAATAAACAAGATACATCCACTTCGGCCCCAGGTTCAACGAATGGAAAATATCCCGGCCTAAATCTTACTTTTCTATCTTTACCAAACATTCTGTGCACAAAAACGGTTAAAATTCCTTTTAAATCACCAAAGGTGACGTTTCTATCCACTGCTAACCCCTCTATCTGGTGAAACATGGGGGAATGAGTACTATCAGTGGCATCGCGCCTATAACATTTTCCTGTAGCAATTATTCTAACCGGCGGTCTCTGATTTTCCATCGTACGGATTTGTACAGGAGAAGTCTGGGGACGAAGGAGAATATCTTTGGTAATATAGAAAGAATCCTGGTCGTCTCTAGCAGGATGGTCTTTAGGAATATTGAGTGCTTCAAAATTATAGTAATCCAGCTCTACCTCCGGGCCTTCTTCCATTTTAAATCCTAAACTCAAAAAAATTTCCTCAACCTCTTTTAGCACTAAATTAATGGGATGAATGGTTCCTTTATTGATTTTTCTCCCCGGAATGGTAATATCAATAGCTTCGCCTAGTAATCTTTTTTCTTTCTCCATTTTTTCTATTTCCACTTCATGTGTTTTGAGTAACTCTTCGATTTCTCTTTTTGTTTGATTCAATAACTGCCCAGCTTTTGGCCTTTCTTCCGATGAAAGTGTTCCCAATTTTCTTAATAGAAGAGTTACCACTCCTTTTCTGCCTAAGTATGTTACCCTTAGTTTTTCAATATCTTTTAAATCCCTCGCTCTATTTAATTCAGATACAATTTTCTTTTTGATCTCATCTATTCTATTTTCCAATAGTATTCCTCCTCATCATTAATGCCATGATAAAATAGAAAAAGGTTTATAATTTTCTTCACCTTATAAAGGGACGAAAATTATAAACCTTTTCCGCGGTACCACCCTTTTTGACCTGCTTTTTATCTAGCAAATCCGTACTTTTCTCCTTATAACAGCGGAGTACTGGCAAAACTTACTTCTTAAAATTTCAGTTTGCAGTTCTAAAGTGAATTTCGGTTATCGCTTATTATAATCAAATATTAAATTATTAATAACCTACTTATCTTTATTATCACTTTTACACACGATATTGTAAGGATATCAATATGTCAAAAATAAACTTAATGAACACTTTCTTTAGCTAATTTCACCACACTAATAAATGCTTCTTGATTATTAATTGATAATTCAGCTAACATTTTTCTGTTTATTTCTACTCCTGCAACTTTTAAACCTCTTATAAACTTATTATAAGAGATACCTTCGTTTCTAGCTGCAATTCCAATTCTGGTTATCCACAACCCTCTAAAATCTCTTTTTCTAGCCCTTCTATCTCTATAGGCATAAGAAAGGGCTTTCATCATTGCTTCATGAGCAGTACGATAAAGTTTGCTTTTTGCTCCCCAATATCCCTTTGTTAATTTTAGTACTTTATTTCTCCTTCTTCTTGAGGCAACACTATTTGTCGCTCTTGGCATACTATTCACTCCTTATTTTTTTATAACCGCATTATTTTCCTGTATTTTCTCTCCCGTAATTACTTCCGTGAGTATAAATTGCGACAGGATGATTTTATCCTTCTTTTACTTTCTGATTCCTTTGTATGTAGTAAACCATATCCCCTCACCAATGAATTTCTTACTAAGTAGAGAATGAGGGAAACGGCGATTTAGTATTTAATAAAATATTAAGAATAGGGTAACAATACTTTAACTTTTTTTATCTCAACGCTGCTAACTGTAGTAGCTTTCCTTAGATTTCGTTTGCGTTTTGAAGTCTTTTTAGTTAAAATATGACTTTTATAGGCTTTTGATCGTATTATTTTGCCTGAACTACTTACCTTAAACCTTTTTGCTGAACTCTTATGTGTTTTCATTTTGGGCATATATTCTTCTTCTCCCTTGGCAATATTTAATTATTTTGGCATTAAAACTAAAGTCATATTCCGTCCTTCTAATTTTGGTTCCTTTAAAACTTTAGCTATTTCATTAGTGTGCTCAATTACGCGTTCTAATAATTTTCTTCCTAAATCTACATAATTCATCTCTCGCCCTCTAAACATGATAGTAATTTTAACTTGATTACCTTCTTCTAAAAATTTATATAAATTTTTTACCTTGAAATTGTAATCATGTTCTCCAATATTAGGGCGCATTTTTATTTCTTTTATCCCACCGCTTTTCTGTTTCTTCTTCCCAGTCTTATTTTTTTTATCCAATAAGTATTTATACTTTCCGTAATCAATAATTCTACAAACAGGAGGTTTAGCTTCTGGTGCAACTTCAACTAAGTCCAAATTGCTCTTTTCGGCAAGCTCAAGGCCTTCCTTTTTGCTTACTAATCCTACTTGTTTACCTTCAAAATCTATAAGCCTAATTTTCTCAGCCCTAATTTTTTCATTTATTCTTAACTTTGGTGTTGACTTAATTCCTATTTTCCTCCTTTACACCGTTTAACGATGGGTAATATGTTATTTTGTATACATTTTTGAATAGTTTTTAGCATAGCTTTAAAATATCATTTTACTAATTTTAGCAAATAAAAACTCACTTCTAATTTCCCTAAAATATATACAAATCGGCATTATTTTTAAGAAACTATAACATATTATGTAATTATAGTCAATATATTAATCAATGTCTAATTAGCCCACTAAATTTTACACTAACATCAATATGAATCTACGGTATATAGTGATAGATATCAAAAGTAAATATCCTTTTATTTCTGAATGCTTCATTTGCTCTCTAACTAATTATATTCACTTGTGTGAATGATATTTACACACCAATATTAAAATAGGATTTTTTCTTTAACTTCTTTTAAGGTGTATTCGATAAACTTATCTAGTTTAATCTTACCTAGGTCACCTTTTCCTCTCTTTCTTACCGAAGCAATACCCTCTTCTACTTCTTTGTCTCCAAATATTAACATATAAGGAATTTTTTCCATTTCAGCTTTTCTTATTTTGGCTCCTATTTTATCATTAATTTCGTCTAATTCTACCCTTATATTATATTGGCTTAACTTATTCAATAAATTTTTACCATACTCAATATGCCTATCAGCAATAGGCATTAATCTTACCTGAACAGGAGCTAACCACAGGGGGAATGCTCCCGCGTAATTTTCGATAAGTATCCCAATGAACCTTTCTATGCTTCCCAAAATAGTTCGGTGTAACATAACCGGTCTTTCCTTATTTCCCTCTTTGTTGATATAGTAAAGGTCAAATTTTTCCGGCATAATAAAATCTAACTGGATGGTACCGCACTGCCAGCTTCTTCCTATGCAATCTTGTAAATGAAAATCTATTTTGGGACCGTAAAATGCCCCATCGCCTTCATTAATAATATAATCTATTTTTTTATCTTTTAAGGCCTCTTCTAGACTACTCGTAGCTTTTTCCCATATTTCTTCTGAGCCCATAGCGTTTTCCGGTTTAGTGCTTAATTCCACTCGATAGGGAAAATTAAAAGTCTTATATATCCTATCTGTTAAATCGATCACTCCTTTTATTTCGTTTTCAATCTGATCGGGGCTCATATATATATGAGCATCATCCTGGGTAAAACACCTCACTCTGAATAATCCATGAAGTACCCCAGATAATTCATGCCTATGCACTAATCCTAATTCTCCCATTCTAAGCGGTAAATCTCTATAGCTATGCAAAGTGGTATTGTAAATTAAAATTCCCCCAGGGCAATTCATCGGTTTAATGGCATAATCTTCTTCATCTATTCTAGTAAAATACATATTCTCCTTATAATGATCCCAGTGCCCTGATTTTACCCATAATGATTTATTTAAGATTATCGGGGTTTTAACTTCTGTATAACCACTCTTGTAATGTTCATCTTTCCAGTAATCTTCCAAAATATTTCTTAACACCATTCCCTTAGGATGAAAAAAAGGAAATCCGATCCCCTCGTCATGAAAGCTGAATAAATTTAAATCTTTTCCTAATTTTCGGTGATCTCTCCTTTTCGCCTCTTCAAGCAATTGTAAATAGTTCTCCAGCTCGGGTTTTTTATCAAATGAGATCCCGTAAATACGTTGTAACATCTTATTTTTCTCGTTTCCCCTCCAATATGCTCCGGCAATGCTTAAAAGTTTAAAAGCTTTTAGCTTCCCCGTAGAAGAAATATGAGGACCTCTACATAGATCAATAAAATCCCCCTGCTGATATAAGGAAACCATATCATCTTCTATATCTTTAAGGAGTTCAATTTTATAATCCTCTTTTTGTTCTTTAAATAATTTTTGGGCTTCTTCTTTACTTACTTCTATCCTTTTTAAAGGAAGATCTCTACCCACTATCTCTTTCATCTTTTTCTCAATAAGTACCATATCTTCCGGGGTAAGAGAATGGTCTAGATCAAAATCGTAATAGAAGCCATCCTTGATAGCCGGTCCAATAGCTAATTTTACCTGAGGAAATAACTCTTTTACCGCCTGTGCCATAATATGAGAACTGCTATGATGGTAGATTTCTCTGCCTTCCAATGAGGCGAAAGTTTTAATTTCAATTCGATCATTATCCTTAAGGACACAATTTAAATCTTTTTCCACTCCGTTTATTAAACCAGCGACTGCTTCTTCGCCTAATTTTCGGTTTATTTTGACCGCAGCATCAAATAAAGTAGCCCCTTTATTCAATTTTATTTCCGAACCGTCTAATAAAAACACTTTAATCTCTGACATAATATCTACCTCCTTATCATTAAACAAAAAAACTCCTTGTCCTGTAAAAGAAAAGGACGAGAAGTTTAATTTAAGAATCTCGCGGTTCCACCTTTTTTAGTCAAAGTTAATTTATAAAAATTAACCAAAACCCGCTTAAAAACTCTACCGGATATTACCCGCCCAAATTTACTCATCTTTATAGAATTTCAAATTAGGGATTTTTGGTAGAAAAGGTTTTCGATTAAACTTTTATGTAGATAATTACACCTGAACAATACCTACTCTCTTTAGAAAAACTCAACCTACTTTTTTCTACTAATCTCATTTCGTTTTATATTTTAAGTGGTGGGCGGTACTGGATTCGAACCAGTGACTTCTTGCGCGTCGAGCAAGCATTCTACCACTGAATTAACCGCCCATTTTCTTAATATTTCTCATTCTAACTAAAAATTAAATGGAGGCGGCACTCGGATTCGAACCGAGGATGAAGGATTTGCAGTCCTCTGCCTTACCACTTGGCGATGCCGCCTATTTAATTTTTATAAAAATGGAGCGGAAAACGGGATTTGAACCCGCGACCCTCGCCTTGGCAAGGCGATGCTCTACCACTGAGCTATTTCCGCAAAATTTGGTGCCGAGACCCAGAATCGAACTGGGCACACGTGGATTTTCAGTCCACTGCTCTACCAACTGAGCTATCTCGGCATATAAAATCGCCCTACATAATTATATTATTAAGAAAATGGCGGGGCCGACGAGATTTGAACTCGCGATCTCCTGCGTGACAGGCAGGCGTGTTAAACCAAGCTGCACTACGACCCCTGTATGTTTATTAAAAAATTGGTAGGCGGAACAGGGCTTGAACCTGTGACCCCTGGCTTGTAAAACCAGTGCTCTCCCAACTGAGCTACCCGCCCACTTATTTCTTTTTTACTACGCAAGTGATATTATAACATCTCTATTTTTCTTTGTCTATAATAATATTAGCATAACATTTACAAATTATGCAAAAAAACTTATCTGATCGACTTATTAATAATATTAAATTAATCTATCCAATAATAT
The genomic region above belongs to Candidatus Atribacteria bacterium and contains:
- a CDS encoding phenylalanine--tRNA ligase subunit beta, with the translated sequence MQVSYNLLKEYIDIDLSAEELAKRLTLNGIILERMENISTEIERVVVGRIITIEQYPENKKLSVCQVDIKKEVLQIVCGAKNMEVSDKVAVALEGAKLPQIGIIKNKKFKNVLSSGMLCSASELGIEPGKSPGILILEKDAVLGEDIRKIIKFDDTIFDFEIHSNRPDLMCIIGIAREVAAIIDKKLKIPEIKIKEEDERIEKDITVKIEAEDLCPRYAGRVIKDIKIDESPLWLKWKLRLLGARPINNIVDITNFVMMETGQPLHAFDLDLIKGKTIIVRRSRTGETICTLDGIERQLPSKSLVIADTKEPIALAGIMGGKHSEIDQNTKNVFLESAYFNSVNNRRSAAKFGLRTEASNRFEKGIDKGVQIYALDRAADLINKIAMGKISSGKIDTNKKLFHPFKINLRIKRVNRILGQLLDKDEAKTKSKIINILDKLEFKVVEDKREYIEVIPPSFRGDVEGEIDLIEEIARIYGYDKIKPTLFNHTIAQEGKNIRFRVIDQARETLIGCGLNEVITYSFVSPDIFDRIRISEGHKLRSAIKIKNPMTIDQSLMRTSLISSLLEVIKWNTNRQAELVKIFEIGKIYLPCADKQNSLPQEKLIIAGAINKIGRGNVWEKSLSLDIVDIKGIIEVVFQSLKVENWEVIPGNHPTFHPLRNAKIIVGGEEVGIFGEVHPEVTNNYRIPGKVNLFEIDFENLLPNIPTGIKYCVLPKYPSVQRDLAMIIKEEVLSADIINSIKSINKKIIKKVTLFDIFKGSQIGDGYKSLAYSVVFQAEDRTLTDQEVGNTFKKIREKLIEKFGAKIREQ
- a CDS encoding phenylalanine--tRNA ligase subunit alpha, whose translation is MENRIDEIKKKIVSELNRARDLKDIEKLRVTYLGRKGVVTLLLRKLGTLSSEERPKAGQLLNQTKREIEELLKTHEVEIEKMEKEKRLLGEAIDITIPGRKINKGTIHPINLVLKEVEEIFLSLGFKMEEGPEVELDYYNFEALNIPKDHPARDDQDSFYITKDILLRPQTSPVQIRTMENQRPPVRIIATGKCYRRDATDSTHSPMFHQIEGLAVDRNVTFGDLKGILTVFVHRMFGKDRKVRFRPGYFPFVEPGAEVDVSCLLCGGEGCKSCGYVGWLEIMGAGEVHPRVLEMVGYDPEEYSGFAFGMGAERIAMLKYGINDIRLFFENDLRFLKQF
- a CDS encoding 50S ribosomal protein L20, with the protein product MPRATNSVASRRRRNKVLKLTKGYWGAKSKLYRTAHEAMMKALSYAYRDRRARKRDFRGLWITRIGIAARNEGISYNKFIRGLKVAGVEINRKMLAELSINNQEAFISVVKLAKESVH
- a CDS encoding 50S ribosomal protein L35; the encoded protein is MPKMKTHKSSAKRFKVSSSGKIIRSKAYKSHILTKKTSKRKRNLRKATTVSSVEIKKVKVLLPYS
- a CDS encoding translation initiation factor IF-3, with translation MGIKSTPKLRINEKIRAEKIRLIDFEGKQVGLVSKKEGLELAEKSNLDLVEVAPEAKPPVCRIIDYGKYKYLLDKKNKTGKKKQKSGGIKEIKMRPNIGEHDYNFKVKNLYKFLEEGNQVKITIMFRGREMNYVDLGRKLLERVIEHTNEIAKVLKEPKLEGRNMTLVLMPK
- the thrS gene encoding threonine--tRNA ligase produces the protein MSEIKVFLLDGSEIKLNKGATLFDAAVKINRKLGEEAVAGLINGVEKDLNCVLKDNDRIEIKTFASLEGREIYHHSSSHIMAQAVKELFPQVKLAIGPAIKDGFYYDFDLDHSLTPEDMVLIEKKMKEIVGRDLPLKRIEVSKEEAQKLFKEQKEDYKIELLKDIEDDMVSLYQQGDFIDLCRGPHISSTGKLKAFKLLSIAGAYWRGNEKNKMLQRIYGISFDKKPELENYLQLLEEAKRRDHRKLGKDLNLFSFHDEGIGFPFFHPKGMVLRNILEDYWKDEHYKSGYTEVKTPIILNKSLWVKSGHWDHYKENMYFTRIDEEDYAIKPMNCPGGILIYNTTLHSYRDLPLRMGELGLVHRHELSGVLHGLFRVRCFTQDDAHIYMSPDQIENEIKGVIDLTDRIYKTFNFPYRVELSTKPENAMGSEEIWEKATSSLEEALKDKKIDYIINEGDGAFYGPKIDFHLQDCIGRSWQCGTIQLDFIMPEKFDLYYINKEGNKERPVMLHRTILGSIERFIGILIENYAGAFPLWLAPVQVRLMPIADRHIEYGKNLLNKLSQYNIRVELDEINDKIGAKIRKAEMEKIPYMLIFGDKEVEEGIASVRKRGKGDLGKIKLDKFIEYTLKEVKEKILF